The following are encoded in a window of Wolbachia endosymbiont (group B) of Hofmannophila pseudospretella genomic DNA:
- a CDS encoding aspartate kinase, producing the protein MNKIIIKKFGGTSLTDLNRVANLIKNDIEKGYNVIAVVSAAAGFTDQMAFQARQISNLNCRQELSEYDVLLSAGEQISCGLLAITLLSVGVNAKSWLAWQLPILTDNFYSESKIKKIKIDHVKRSFAEGYTAAIIAGFQGIHDDRITTFGRGGSDISAIAFAVVFGIRTCEIFTDIDGIYTADPKIVPRARKLKSISYNEILEMSSSGAKILHNRSVQLAMKHNIKVQVLSTFEEVEGTTVLREKDVLERYLITGITYSTHEALVTFTNFANTLDTLRDIAGANVKIDMIHGSSFLISKFDVDLMTKLLNKNENYVVNNNIAKISIIGIGVMSNTEVMYRTLKVLSEKKIEILAVTMSEIKISIVVQKKHAEALIRDLHTEYELDV; encoded by the coding sequence ATGAACAAAATAATAATAAAAAAATTTGGTGGTACTTCGCTAACTGACTTAAATCGAGTTGCAAATCTAATAAAAAACGATATTGAAAAAGGTTATAATGTAATTGCTGTTGTATCTGCTGCTGCAGGATTCACTGACCAAATGGCTTTTCAAGCCAGGCAAATTTCAAATTTAAATTGTAGACAAGAGTTATCAGAGTATGATGTCCTGCTTTCAGCAGGAGAACAAATCTCTTGCGGGTTATTAGCTATCACTCTTCTGTCTGTTGGAGTTAATGCTAAATCATGGCTCGCCTGGCAGTTGCCAATTCTAACGGATAATTTTTATTCTGAGTCTAAAATAAAAAAGATAAAAATTGACCATGTAAAAAGATCTTTTGCTGAGGGTTATACTGCTGCAATCATTGCTGGTTTTCAGGGTATACACGATGATAGAATCACTACTTTTGGTAGAGGAGGATCTGACATCTCAGCAATTGCCTTTGCTGTAGTCTTTGGTATTAGGACTTGTGAAATTTTTACTGATATTGACGGAATATATACAGCAGACCCAAAAATTGTTCCAAGGGCACGCAAGCTTAAATCTATCTCTTACAATGAAATATTGGAGATGTCGTCATCTGGTGCTAAAATATTGCATAATCGTTCAGTACAACTTGCAATGAAGCATAATATTAAGGTGCAAGTGTTATCCACTTTTGAGGAAGTAGAAGGCACTACAGTACTACGCGAAAAAGATGTACTGGAAAGATACTTAATTACTGGAATAACTTATAGCACTCACGAAGCTCTTGTAACTTTTACTAACTTTGCAAATACTCTGGATACTTTAAGAGATATAGCAGGAGCAAACGTTAAAATTGACATGATACATGGGTCAAGCTTTTTGATTTCCAAATTTGATGTTGATTTAATGACAAAGTTATTGAACAAAAATGAAAATTATGTCGTAAACAATAATATAGCTAAAATTTCAATAATTGGTATTGGTGTTATGTCTAACACTGAAGTGATGTACCGCACACTCAAGGTTTTAAGCGAAAAAAAGATAGAAATACTTGCTGTCACAATGTCCGAAATCAAGATCAGTATAGTTGTTCAAAAAAAACACGCTGAGGCTTTAATTAGAGATTTACATACCGAATATGAGCTTGATGTATGA